The stretch of DNA TGTTGCTAAAACTAGTGATACGGTGGGTACTGTAGCCGGTCCTTTAGGTATTATCTTGAATATTCTCAGGTTTGTTGGATTCTAAAATACTGTTCACAACTGGGGTATTTTTCAATTTTCCCACTTCAGCATAGAAAATTTAAGCCTGCAAGAGCAGGCTTTGTTTTTTACAGTCATTGCGAACATTCCTCTATGGGTGTAATTAATTCTGTCTGACTGCTTCCTCGTGGACAGCGAGGGGCATCAATTGATAATGAAACTCCGAATGAGTGTACTCCTGACTCCTGCTATAAAATCTCAAAACAGACCAAAAAAAAGCTCTTGCTTTGCAGCAAGAGCAGGAAAATTAATTGATTGTCAGTGATGAAAGAAAACTAGAAAAAATCTAGTCAAGATCCTTCATGTAGTATGCTGGTTCGTTCTCACGGTCAATACCTCTCTCAAAACCACCAGCAGCAGCACGAGCGCGTCCTGCGTGCCACAAGTGACCGATGAGGAAGAAGAAACCTAACACGAAGTGAGAGGTAGACAACCACGCACGAGGAGATACATAGTTGAAAGAGTTGATTTCAGTAGCCACACCACCTACAGAGTTCAAAGAACCCAGAGGAGCGTGAGTCATGTATTCAGCAGCGCGACGAGCTTGCCAAGGCTGAATATCATTCTTGATTTTTTCCAAATCAAGACCGTTAGGACCACGCAGAGGCTCTAACCAAGGACCACGGAAATCCCAGAAGCGCATGGTTTCACCACCGAAGATAATTTCACCGGTAGGAGAGCGCATCAAGTATTTACCTAGACCGGTAGGACCTTGAGCAGAACCGACGTTAGCACCTAAGCGTTGGTCACGAATCAAGAAGGTTAAAGCTTGTGCTTGAGAAGCTTCAGGACCAGTAGGACCGAAGAATTCGCTGGGGTAAACAGTGTTGTTGTACCAAACCATGATGGAAGCAATGAAGCCCATCAAGGAAAGAGCGCCCAAGCTATAGGATAGGTAAGCTTCACCAGACCAGATGAAAGCGCGACGCGCCCAAGCAAAAGGTTTGGTAAAGATGTGCCAGATACCACCAGAGATACAAATTAAAGCAATCCAGATGTGACCGCCGATAACATCTTCCATGTTATCAACGCTAACAATCCAGCCTTCGCCACCGAAGGGAGCTTTAATTAGATAACCGAAGATGATAGCTGGGTTGAGTGTTGGATTAGTAATCACACGCACATCACCACCACCGGGAGCCCAGGTGTCATATACACCACCGAAGAACATAGCTTTCAAAACCAACAGCAACGCACCGCATCCCAGGATGATCAGGTGGAAGCCGATGATGTTGGTCATTTTGTTCTTGTCTTTCCAGTCGTAACCAAAGAAAGAGGAATACTCTTCTAAGGTTTCTGGACCACGAACGGCATGATAGATACCGCCAAAACCTAGAACCGCAGAGGAAATGAGGTGTAGTACACCAGCTACAAAGTAGGGGAAGGTGTCAATAACTTCACCACCAGCACCAACGCCCCAACCTAATGTGGCGATGTGAGGGAGAAGAATCAAGCCCTGTTCGTACATGGGCTTTTCTGGGATAAAGTGAGCAACTTCAAATAAAGTCATTGCTCCAGCCCAGAAGACGATTAAACCAGCATGGGCAACGTGAGCGCCAAGCAGTTTACCAGAGAGGTTGATTAAACGAGCGTTTCCAGACCACCAAGCAAAACCGCTTGATTCTTGGTCGCGTCCGCCGCCTATAACTGATCTATTAGAGAGCGTTACCACGAGGTAATACCTCCTCAGGGAATATAAATTGTTCGTGGGGTTGGTCTTGAGGAGCCATCCAAGCGCGGATACCCTCGTTCAGCAAAATGTTTTTGGTATAGAAAGTTTCAAACTCTGGGTCTTCTGCTGCCCGTAATTCTTGGGAAACGAAGTCATAAGCTCGCAGGTTTAATGCTAAACCCACGATACCGACAGAACTCATCCACAAGCCTGTGACTGGGACGAATAACATAA from Anabaena sphaerica FACHB-251 encodes:
- the psbC gene encoding photosystem II reaction center protein CP43, yielding MVTLSNRSVIGGGRDQESSGFAWWSGNARLINLSGKLLGAHVAHAGLIVFWAGAMTLFEVAHFIPEKPMYEQGLILLPHIATLGWGVGAGGEVIDTFPYFVAGVLHLISSAVLGFGGIYHAVRGPETLEEYSSFFGYDWKDKNKMTNIIGFHLIILGCGALLLVLKAMFFGGVYDTWAPGGGDVRVITNPTLNPAIIFGYLIKAPFGGEGWIVSVDNMEDVIGGHIWIALICISGGIWHIFTKPFAWARRAFIWSGEAYLSYSLGALSLMGFIASIMVWYNNTVYPSEFFGPTGPEASQAQALTFLIRDQRLGANVGSAQGPTGLGKYLMRSPTGEIIFGGETMRFWDFRGPWLEPLRGPNGLDLEKIKNDIQPWQARRAAEYMTHAPLGSLNSVGGVATEINSFNYVSPRAWLSTSHFVLGFFFLIGHLWHAGRARAAAGGFERGIDRENEPAYYMKDLD